A window of Haemorhous mexicanus isolate bHaeMex1 chromosome 32 unlocalized genomic scaffold, bHaeMex1.pri SUPER_32_unloc_3, whole genome shotgun sequence contains these coding sequences:
- the MRPS18B gene encoding small ribosomal subunit protein mS40 — translation MALAWAAAAAALRAASGVRRPRWAQALPRFCSTQETPKDPPAAPSPYQERPWEYLESEEYRATYGDRPVWHGYRRNHKGSVPPQSPRKACLRRGRPVGNPCPICRDRNLLVDFRNVKLLDQFICPHSGVIFHPIHTGICMKQHRRLSQAIAQAQDHGLLWLQVPFVPVPEEDFSNQHAAVGKTPPAPALRGPGQAWYPWYEWQQPPAAEVARMRRLYRGFLKEDYPDTPPSPSGK, via the exons aTGGCGCTGGCCTGGGccgcggcagcggcggcgctgAGGGCGGCGAGCGGCGTGAGGAGGCCGCGGTGGGCTCAG GCCCTCCCCCGCTTTTGCAGCACCCAGGAGACCCCCAAGGACCCCCCGGCCGCCCCCTCCCCCTACCAGGAGCGGCCCTGGGAGTACCTGGAGAGCGAAG AGTACCGGGCCACCTACGGGGACAGGCCGGTGTGGCACGGCTACCGGCGCAACCACAAGGGCTCCgtgcccccccagagcccccgcAAGGCCTGCCTG CGCCGGGGGAGGCCCGTGGGGAACCCCTGCCCCATCTGCCGGGATCGGAACCTGCTCGTGGATTTTCGG AATGTGAAGCTGCTGGACCAGTTCATCTGCCCCCACTCCGGTGTCATCTTCCACCCGATCCACACAG ggATCTGCATGAAGCAGCACAGACGCCTCTCCCAGGCCATCGCCCAGGCCCAGGACCATG GTCTCCTGTGGCTCCAGGTCCCCTTTGTGCCTGTTCCTGAGGAGGATTTTTCCAACCAACACGCGGCCGTGGGCAAAACTCCCCCGGCGCCGGCGCTGAGGGGGCCGGGCCAGGCCTGGTACCCCTGGTATGAGTGGCAGCAGCCCCCCGCCGCCGAGGTGGCTCGGATGCGCCGTTTGTACCGGGGATTCCTCAAGGAAGATTACCCGGATACCCCCCCGAGCCCGTCcgggaaataa